In Afipia carboxidovorans OM5, the sequence CGGGGCTTTTCTGATAGACAATCCCTCTGCGCCGGCGTTTGGCCGGCCGTCACACAAAGCTGATATTTCAACGCCATGACCGATGTCGATTTGCGAGCCCGCCCTCAGGAGGGCATGAAAGAAATCCCGGCCGGGCCGAAAGGCCGCCACCAGACCGTTCAGGTCACGGTCGGCAACGTCAAGGTCGGCGGCGGCGCACCCATCGTCGTGCAGTCGATGACCAACACCGATACGGCCGATATCGACTCGACCGTGAAGCAGGTCGCGGCGCTCGCGCGTGCCGGTTCGGAAATGGTTCGCATCACGGTCGACCGCGAAGAGGCGGCGGCGGCCGTGCCTCACATTCGTGAGAAGCTCGACAAGCTTGGCGTCGACGTGCCGCTGATCGGCGATTTCCATTACATCGGCCATAAGCTTCTGTCGGAATATCCGGCCTGCGCGGCCGCGCTCGCCAAGTATCGCATCAATCCCGGCAATGTCGGCTTCAAGAACAAGCGCGATACCCAGTTTACCGAGATCGTCGAGATCGCGCTCAAGAACAACAAGGCGGTGCGTATCGGCGCCAACTGGGGCTCGCTCGATCAGGAACTGCTGACGCGCCTGATGGAAGATAACGCCAAGTCGCCGAACCCGATCGATGCCCGCGCGGTGACGCGCGAGGCCATGGTGCAGTCGGCGTTGTTGTCGGCGCAACGCGCCGAAGAGATCGGCCTGCCCAAGAACAAGATGATCCTGTCGGCGAAAGTCTCGAACGTGCAGGACCTGATCGCGGTCTATCGCGAACTCGCGGCGCGTTCCGATTACGCGATCCATCTTGGCCTCACCGAGGCCGGCATGGGTTCGAAAGGTATTGTCGCATCCTCAGCCGCGCTCGGTATTCTGCTGCAGGAGGGTATCGGCGACACCATCCGCGTCTCGCTGACGCCTGAGCCCGGCGGGGATCGCACGCTGGAAGTGAAGGTCGCGCAGGAAATTTTGCAGACCATGGGCTTCCGCACCTTCGTACCGCTTGTGGCGGCCTGCCCCGGCTGCGGCCGCACCACCTCGACCGTATTCCAGGAGCTCGCGCGCGACATTCAGGCGTTCATCAACGAGGAAATGCCGGCGTGGCGTAACCGCTATCCCGGCGTCGAGCAGCTCAACGTTGCGGTGATGGGCTGCATCGTGAACGGCCCCGGCGAATCCAAGCACGCCGATATTGGCATCTCGCTGCCCGGCACCGGCGAAACGCCGGCAGCGCCGGTGTTCGTCGATGGTCAGAAATTCCGCACGCTGCGCGGCGCTACGATCGCCGCCGATTTCAAGGCGCTGGTGATCGATTATATCGAGCAGCGTTATGGCGGCGCGCCGGCCAAGCCATCGACCGTCACCGCGGCGGAATAAGCCGCTCACAGTCGTTCCGGATGGCTCGCGCCGCGCGCCGATCCGGAATCTGTAAATGGGCCAAAAAATTCCGGGTTCGCTCGCGTGGCTCGCGCCCCGGAATGACGCCGGCTCTCTATAGCGGCGTATTGTTCTCGCGATTATCGACGACGGCTTCTTCGAGATCGAGGTCACGCTCGATGCGCCGGCGCGTTTCGTCGGTGATCTTCCCCTCGCGCAGCAGCTTGTGCAGTTGCTTGCGCTCGATCGCAATAATCTCCCGCACCATAATTGCGCCTCGCGTCGCAGGTGTGAACTCTCCCTCCTTGGGCGGCGCATCGGGCAGGGCCCGCACGCGCATTTCGTGCCGCACCTCAAGGAAGCGCGCGAGACTCTCGGGTAGCTCGCGCTCCTTGATGATCCGGGAAAGCTCCTTGCGCGAGGCCGTAACAAGCTCGCGCCGCGCGGCGATTTCCTTTTCGCGTTCGTGCTTCGCTTCGAAATGTCCGTATTCGGCGACGCCGAGCGTGCGCGCGACGAAGGGCAGCGTGCTGCCGATCCCGACGACAGTGATGAAGATCACACCGAACGACACCAGAAGGATGAGGTCGCGATACGGAAACGGATCGCCATTGGCGAGCGTCATCGGCAGCGCCAGCGCGACTGCGAGCGACACCACACCGCGAATGCCGGTGAAGCCAATGATGGTGATGCCGCGCCAGTGCGGGATTTCCTCGCGCTTGCGGATGCGCGAGCTCAGGAGGTGCGGCAGATAGGCGCCCGGAAACACCCAGATGAAGCGGGCAAGAATGACGATGCTGGTCGTGATCGCGATTGCGGAGAGAACTGTGCCGATCTGCAGTGTCTTCGAGGTTTCCATCAGAAGGCGGGTGTGAAAGCCGACGATGAGGAAGAGAACGCCTTCGATCAGCCAGATCGCGAAATCCCAGAAGAAGATGCCCTGTAGGCGTGTGGCTGCGGAAATCAGCAGCGGGCCGTTCCAACTCACGTAAAGGCCCGCGACGACCGTCGCGAGCACGCCGGAGCCGCCCGCGTGCTCGGGCACCCAGAAGGCAAGATAAGGCGTGA encodes:
- the ispG gene encoding flavodoxin-dependent (E)-4-hydroxy-3-methylbut-2-enyl-diphosphate synthase, yielding MTDVDLRARPQEGMKEIPAGPKGRHQTVQVTVGNVKVGGGAPIVVQSMTNTDTADIDSTVKQVAALARAGSEMVRITVDREEAAAAVPHIREKLDKLGVDVPLIGDFHYIGHKLLSEYPACAAALAKYRINPGNVGFKNKRDTQFTEIVEIALKNNKAVRIGANWGSLDQELLTRLMEDNAKSPNPIDARAVTREAMVQSALLSAQRAEEIGLPKNKMILSAKVSNVQDLIAVYRELAARSDYAIHLGLTEAGMGSKGIVASSAALGILLQEGIGDTIRVSLTPEPGGDRTLEVKVAQEILQTMGFRTFVPLVAACPGCGRTTSTVFQELARDIQAFINEEMPAWRNRYPGVEQLNVAVMGCIVNGPGESKHADIGISLPGTGETPAAPVFVDGQKFRTLRGATIAADFKALVIDYIEQRYGGAPAKPSTVTAAE
- a CDS encoding Na+/H+ antiporter, with the protein product MTHTFLTFLLVLSVLAASATVARRLDLTPAIVFLLVGIGLALVPGFPPIQMEPEGVLLLVLPPLIYSAGVSMSWREFKWNLRPIALLAIGCVIFTTCAVAIAVHFALDLPWSIGFLLGAIVSPPDVVAPLAIARRLHLPHRILVVLEGEGLANDATALILYRFALLAVSTGTFSLPSATVAFGMILVGEVLFGLLVGWLSLRLRQLAHDPRVEITLSLLTPYLAFWVPEHAGGSGVLATVVAGLYVSWNGPLLISAATRLQGIFFWDFAIWLIEGVLFLIVGFHTRLLMETSKTLQIGTVLSAIAITTSIVILARFIWVFPGAYLPHLLSSRIRKREEIPHWRGITIIGFTGIRGVVSLAVALALPMTLANGDPFPYRDLILLVSFGVIFITVVGIGSTLPFVARTLGVAEYGHFEAKHEREKEIAARRELVTASRKELSRIIKERELPESLARFLEVRHEMRVRALPDAPPKEGEFTPATRGAIMVREIIAIERKQLHKLLREGKITDETRRRIERDLDLEEAVVDNRENNTPL